One stretch of Siphonobacter curvatus DNA includes these proteins:
- a CDS encoding 3-keto-disaccharide hydrolase, protein MKRLPLLLVVWSFAGLTSATPPQGKGSWKSLFDGKSLKGWKVAEGSASGKARYEIKNGEIIGISQTNTANTFLLTEQQYGDFIFECDVKVDNSLNSGIQFRSLQRENDGRVYGYQMEIDPSDRSWSGGIYDEARRGWLAMPTNYEAGKKAFKRGEWNKYRIEAIGNSLRTFVNGIPVSNVVDDQTLKGYIALQVHSIGKDASKEGKTIQWKNIRIQTENLQPSPVDQAPVVNLVPNTLTEQEKAQGFKLLFDGKTSTGWRGAYKTAFPEKGWTIKDGVLSVDKGDGAESTNGGDIVTNDSYGAFELTFQFKLTEGANSGMKYFVKEWLPYTHEFKPGQAMTVPDGYVKKGSAIGLEFQVLDDARHPDAKLGAAGNRTIGSLYDLIPADKTGANKAAVKPIGEWNEGRVIVYPNNHVEHWLNGFKLVEYDRGSPLFKALVERSKYASYKGFGMAEKGPILIQDHGDVVSFRSIKIRELK, encoded by the coding sequence ATGAAACGATTACCTTTACTACTGGTCGTCTGGTCTTTTGCCGGGCTTACCAGTGCCACACCACCGCAAGGGAAAGGCTCCTGGAAGAGTCTTTTCGACGGTAAAAGCCTGAAGGGCTGGAAAGTGGCCGAAGGCTCTGCTTCCGGAAAAGCCCGGTATGAAATTAAAAACGGTGAGATTATCGGCATTTCACAAACCAATACCGCTAATACCTTCTTACTCACCGAGCAACAATACGGAGATTTTATTTTTGAGTGCGACGTTAAGGTAGACAACTCCCTGAATTCCGGTATTCAGTTCCGCAGCCTGCAACGCGAAAACGATGGTCGCGTATACGGCTATCAGATGGAGATTGACCCCTCGGATCGTAGCTGGAGTGGCGGTATTTATGATGAAGCCCGTCGGGGCTGGCTGGCCATGCCCACGAATTACGAGGCGGGAAAAAAGGCCTTTAAACGGGGCGAATGGAATAAGTACCGTATTGAAGCGATTGGCAATTCATTACGCACGTTCGTTAATGGCATTCCCGTTTCAAACGTCGTCGATGACCAAACGCTGAAAGGGTACATTGCTCTACAGGTACACAGCATTGGCAAAGACGCCAGTAAGGAAGGGAAAACCATCCAGTGGAAAAATATTCGTATTCAAACCGAAAACCTTCAACCTTCTCCCGTCGATCAGGCTCCGGTCGTGAATCTGGTTCCTAATACACTGACGGAACAGGAAAAAGCTCAGGGCTTCAAACTGCTTTTTGACGGAAAAACGAGTACGGGCTGGCGAGGTGCTTATAAAACCGCCTTCCCCGAAAAGGGCTGGACGATTAAAGATGGCGTACTGAGCGTAGATAAAGGCGATGGAGCTGAAAGTACCAACGGAGGCGACATCGTGACCAATGATTCCTACGGAGCTTTTGAACTGACCTTCCAATTTAAACTTACGGAAGGAGCTAACTCGGGTATGAAGTACTTCGTGAAAGAATGGTTACCCTATACGCACGAATTCAAGCCCGGCCAAGCGATGACTGTACCCGATGGTTACGTAAAGAAAGGATCCGCCATTGGCCTGGAATTCCAGGTACTGGATGATGCCCGCCACCCCGACGCTAAACTCGGAGCGGCTGGCAATCGTACTATTGGTTCTTTGTATGACTTGATTCCGGCGGATAAAACGGGAGCGAACAAAGCAGCCGTGAAGCCGATTGGTGAATGGAATGAAGGCCGGGTCATTGTGTATCCCAACAATCACGTTGAACACTGGCTCAATGGCTTTAAATTAGTGGAGTATGATCGAGGTTCTCCCTTATTCAAGGCTTTGGTGGAACGCTCAAAATACGCTTCTTACAAAGGTTTTGGCATGGCTGAAAAAGGTCCCATCCTCATTCAGGATCACGGCGATGTCGTTAGTTTCCGCAGTATAAAAATTCGTGAACTTAAGTAG